The following are encoded together in the Brassica napus cultivar Da-Ae chromosome A9, Da-Ae, whole genome shotgun sequence genome:
- the LOC106411802 gene encoding probable sucrose-phosphatase 3a yields MDRLDGPPRLILVTDLDCTLVDHDDPENTDLLRFNALWEAHYRHDSLLVYCTGRSMRSYLSLRNKKPLLTPDIAITSVGSQIAYGGGESMVSDDVWVARMGEMWNRDIVVEETSKFPQLEPQPDKSQEQHKVSFFVGREHALEIMKVLPERLLERGVDVKLVYSNDYAFDVLPKGSGKGGALTYLLEKLESEGKQSSNILVCGDSGNDAELFNVPQAYGVMVSNSHKELLQWHEENAKDNPKIILASERCGAGMIEALQRFNLGPNVSPRDVLDTENFQEEVLDPAHEVVQFYLLYEKWRCGEVEKSDKYLQNLKSLSSALGMFVHPTGVEKPIHEWIDDLENLHGEGKEKQFRIWLDRVSSSLISPETWIVKFDKHEISEGKVRSCSTRVLLSCQEDKEKLTWMHIQQSWLDGFCSDDQEKWIF; encoded by the exons ATGGATAGGCTTGACGGTCCACCACGGCTCATACTAGTCACTGATCTTGATTGCACTTTG GTTGATCACGATGACCCTGAAAACACCGATCTCCTTAGATTCAATGCGCTATGGGAAGCTCACTACCGCCATGATTCACTCCTTGTTTACTGCACCGGAAGGTCCATGCGTTCTTACTTGAGTCTAAGAAACAAGAAGCCATTGTTGACTCCGGACATCGCCATTACTTCTGTCGGTTCTCAGATTGCTTACGGCGGTGGCGAGTCGATGGTGTCGGATGATGTTTGGGTGGCTCGTATGGGTGAAATGTGGAACAGAGACATTGTCGTCGAGGAAACTTCCAAGTTCCCTCAACTTGAACCGCAG CCAGATAAGAGCCAAGAGCAGCACAAAGTGAGTTTCTTTGTGGGAAGAGAACATGCTTTGGAAATAATGAAGGTTCTTCCAGAGAGATTATTGGAGCGTGGG GTGGATGTGAAGCTGGTCTATAGCAACGACTATGCTTTCGATGTTTTACCAAAAGGATCTGGCAAAGGAGGGGCTCTGACTTATCTACTTGAAAAGCTGGAGAGTGAAGGGAAGCAGTCTTCTAACATACTTGTTTGTGGTGACTCTGGAAACGATGCTGAGCTCTTCAATGTTCCTCAAGCATATGGTGTAATG GTTAGCAATTCACACAAAGAACTACTGCAATGGCATGAAGAGAATGCAAAGGATAACCCAAAGATAATCCTTGCGTCCGAGAGATGTGGAGCTGGGATGATAGAAGCCTTGCAGAGGTTTAATCTGGGACCGAACGTCTCTCCTAGAGATGTTTTGGATACTGAGAACTTCCAGGAGGAAGTTTTGGATCCTGCTCATGAGGTGGTTCAGTTTTATTTGCTTTACGAGAAATGGCGCTGTGGAGAGGTGGAGAAGTCTGATAAGTACTTGCAGAACTTGAAATCGCTCTCT AGTGCACTTGGTATGTTTGTTCATCCGACTGGAGTGGAGAAACCGATACATGAGTGGATAGATGATTTGGAAAATTTACATGGGGAAGGGAAGGAGAAGCAGTTTCGCATTTGGTTGGATAGAGTCTCGTCTTCTCTTATTAGCCCAGAAACATGGATTGTAAAATTTGACAAACATGAGATATCTG AGGGGAAAGTGAGGTCATGTTCGACCAGAGTCTTACTAAGTTGTCAG gaggACAAGGAAAAGCTGACGTGGATGCACATCCAACAATCATGGTTAGATGGTTTTTGTTCAGATGATCAAGAGAAATGGATCTTCTGA